The following proteins are encoded in a genomic region of Paenibacillus sp. FSL H3-0469:
- a CDS encoding metal ABC transporter ATP-binding protein: MILSSIRDVVFGYGDEPVIDRLSLDLEAGQFIGITGPNGAAKTTLLKLMLGLLKPWSGTVTLNREITGGGKLEVGYVPQQVASFNAGFPSKVIELVRSGCYSGLGLFRRFTKEQEALVESSLRQVEMWEYRNRRIGELSGGQKQRICIARALAQQPQVLVLDEPVTGMDAASRTGFYELMRHYVSRHGRTVIMVTHGLEETSSYLDTVITLERKEQEGWTCLVTNSCNAHFGQEA; this comes from the coding sequence ATGATTTTGTCATCCATCAGGGATGTGGTGTTCGGTTACGGGGATGAGCCGGTCATTGACCGCTTGTCGCTGGATCTGGAGGCTGGACAGTTCATTGGCATTACCGGGCCGAACGGGGCAGCGAAGACAACGCTGCTTAAGCTGATGCTGGGCCTGCTGAAGCCCTGGAGCGGAACGGTTACTCTGAACCGGGAAATTACCGGAGGAGGCAAGCTGGAGGTCGGCTATGTGCCACAGCAGGTAGCTTCCTTCAATGCCGGATTTCCGAGCAAGGTGATTGAGCTGGTCCGTTCCGGCTGTTATTCGGGGCTGGGCTTGTTCCGCCGGTTCACTAAGGAGCAGGAGGCGCTTGTAGAGAGCAGCCTGCGGCAGGTGGAGATGTGGGAGTACCGTAACCGGAGAATCGGCGAGCTGTCCGGCGGACAGAAGCAGCGGATCTGCATCGCCCGCGCGCTGGCCCAGCAGCCGCAGGTACTGGTGCTGGATGAGCCGGTAACGGGGATGGATGCTGCCAGCCGCACCGGGTTCTATGAGCTGATGCGGCATTATGTCAGCCGCCATGGCCGGACCGTCATCATGGTTACACACGGCCTGGAAGAGACAAGCTCTTATCTGGATACCGTGATTACGCTGGAACGCAAGGAGCAGGAGGGCTGGACATGTTTGGTTACGAATTCATGCAACGCGCATTTTGGGCAGGAGGCCTGA
- a CDS encoding metal ABC transporter permease encodes MDMFGYEFMQRAFWAGGLIGLIGPLLGVYLMLRRQVLMADTLSHVSLAGVALGSVLGWNPALSGFAVAVAGGLVIEQLRRSYRTYSELPVAIIMTSGLALAVVLMSLKQNLTKSFSSYLFGSIVAVSDTQLKLIALVAAAGLLYFIILRRPLYSLTFDEETAAISGVHTGWLSFSFAVLTGMTVAAAMPVVGVLLVSALIVLPASIALRMASGFTAAIIISVSVGLTGVFSGLTASYYINTPPGGTIALILLVFLLLAIAVQKLIRLRSRSQYSSQANEEKGSHNI; translated from the coding sequence CTGGACATGTTTGGTTACGAATTCATGCAACGCGCATTTTGGGCAGGAGGCCTGATCGGACTGATCGGACCCTTGCTTGGAGTCTACTTGATGCTTCGCAGGCAGGTGCTGATGGCCGATACATTGTCTCACGTCTCCCTTGCCGGAGTTGCCCTGGGTTCTGTGCTGGGCTGGAATCCGGCTCTGAGCGGCTTCGCTGTAGCTGTAGCAGGAGGGCTGGTTATTGAGCAGCTGCGCCGCTCTTACCGTACCTACAGCGAGCTTCCGGTAGCCATTATTATGACCTCCGGTCTGGCGCTGGCCGTTGTGCTGATGAGCCTGAAGCAGAATCTGACCAAGAGCTTCAGCTCCTATCTGTTCGGCTCCATCGTTGCTGTAAGTGATACCCAGCTTAAGCTGATTGCCCTGGTGGCCGCAGCCGGTCTTCTCTACTTCATCATTCTGCGCCGCCCGCTGTACAGCCTGACCTTCGACGAAGAGACCGCCGCTATCAGCGGTGTCCATACCGGGTGGTTGTCCTTCTCGTTCGCTGTCCTAACCGGCATGACCGTTGCCGCAGCCATGCCGGTGGTGGGTGTGCTGCTTGTATCGGCTCTGATTGTGCTGCCCGCTTCCATTGCGCTGCGGATGGCCTCAGGCTTCACGGCAGCTATAATAATCTCCGTCAGTGTGGGGCTGACCGGTGTGTTCAGCGGGCTTACAGCTTCCTACTATATCAACACGCCTCCAGGAGGCACGATTGCACTTATTTTGCTGGTATTTCTCCTGCTGGCCATTGCCGTGCAGAAGCTGATCAGGCTGCGCAGCCGCAGCCAGTATTCATCTCAAGCTAATGAAGAAAAGGGGTCTCATAACATATGA
- a CDS encoding metal ABC transporter substrate-binding protein, protein MMKFKSIAKSNSSAPSTFRIRQLAALSLTAMLVISGCGNNTATKAASTNSPAATPSAAAAASSVPPADKLNIKVSFYPMYEFTKSITGDLADVEVLVPPGVEPHDWEPTAKDMADISDADVLVYNGAGMESWAQQIVDGAAGSDLITIEASKGLQIIEGAEHEHDHEHNHEEEAAGEADHDHEHEHQQDESTAEESDHDHYHNDSAAGGAEHEHDHDHDHDHGGLDPHVWLDPVMAIREVKTIEAALSAAFPGNAAAFHANSDAYIAKLEKLDQDFRAGLQNTKRKDFITQHAAFGYLAQQYGLTQVPIAGLSPEQEPSAAQMAKIVEFAKANKVTTIFFETLVSSSVADTIAQEIGAKTAVLNPIEGLTEEDAAHNQDYLSLMRQNLEALIQALNE, encoded by the coding sequence ATGATGAAATTCAAATCCATAGCAAAGTCCAATTCGTCCGCACCGTCCACATTCAGAATCCGTCAGCTTGCAGCCTTGTCCCTGACTGCCATGCTGGTGATCTCCGGCTGCGGCAACAACACTGCGACCAAAGCTGCTTCTACCAATAGTCCGGCGGCAACACCCTCAGCTGCGGCCGCAGCTTCATCTGTACCTCCAGCGGATAAATTGAACATTAAGGTTAGCTTTTACCCGATGTATGAATTCACAAAAAGCATTACCGGTGACCTTGCCGATGTGGAGGTGCTGGTCCCGCCCGGTGTCGAGCCGCATGACTGGGAACCGACTGCGAAGGATATGGCCGATATTTCGGATGCAGATGTGCTTGTCTACAATGGGGCAGGCATGGAAAGCTGGGCGCAGCAGATTGTGGACGGTGCGGCCGGAAGTGATCTCATTACAATAGAGGCAAGTAAAGGACTCCAGATTATTGAAGGAGCAGAGCATGAACACGATCATGAGCACAACCATGAAGAGGAAGCAGCGGGTGAAGCGGACCATGATCATGAGCACGAACATCAGCAGGATGAATCCACGGCTGAAGAAAGTGATCACGATCACTACCATAATGATTCCGCAGCCGGCGGAGCAGAGCACGAACATGACCATGACCACGACCACGATCATGGCGGGCTTGATCCCCATGTATGGCTGGACCCTGTGATGGCTATCCGGGAGGTTAAGACCATTGAAGCAGCACTATCCGCAGCTTTTCCCGGAAATGCAGCAGCCTTCCACGCTAACAGCGATGCTTATATCGCCAAGCTGGAGAAGCTGGATCAGGATTTCAGAGCCGGGCTTCAGAACACGAAGCGCAAGGACTTTATTACCCAGCATGCCGCCTTTGGTTATCTGGCACAGCAATATGGCTTGACGCAGGTGCCGATTGCAGGACTGTCGCCGGAGCAGGAGCCGTCTGCTGCACAGATGGCCAAAATCGTGGAGTTCGCCAAGGCGAATAAGGTGACTACGATCTTTTTTGAAACCTTGGTCTCCTCCAGTGTCGCCGATACTATTGCCCAGGAAATAGGAGCCAAGACCGCCGTGCTGAACCCAATTGAAGGATTAACAGAGGAAGACGCTGCCCATAATCAAGATTACCTGAGTCTGATGCGGCAGAATCTTGAAGCGCTGATCCAGGCATTGAACGAATAA
- the rpsN gene encoding 30S ribosomal protein S14 — MAKKSKVVKEQKRQELVAKYADKRRELKAAGDVMALQKLPRDSSATRQKNRCSVSGRPRGYLSTFKISRIVFRELAHKGQIPGVTKSSW; from the coding sequence GTGGCCAAGAAATCCAAGGTTGTGAAGGAACAGAAGCGGCAGGAGCTGGTGGCGAAGTACGCTGACAAGCGCAGAGAGCTGAAGGCGGCAGGCGATGTGATGGCACTGCAGAAGCTGCCCCGGGATTCCTCAGCCACCCGCCAAAAGAACAGATGCAGCGTGTCCGGCAGACCGCGGGGCTATCTGAGTACATTCAAGATATCCCGGATCGTCTTCCGTGAGCTGGCGCATAAGGGGCAAATTCCGGGCGTTACCAAGTCCAGCTGGTAG
- a CDS encoding DUF6157 family protein, which yields MSYTDTFIRIAEDCPVETGTIPVSDRPLPPAHVIQYHLLAGSPYRYNHEELLYQVYVRHKAIPEEEHESRREEIWAALFSKNHPCLRASMLPKKYGWGVHYDAEGKIALYAKESPEYDYYTTGDEAGVKLLNAMRNKRR from the coding sequence GTGAGCTATACCGATACTTTTATCCGGATTGCAGAAGATTGCCCGGTGGAGACCGGAACCATCCCTGTCTCTGATCGTCCGCTCCCGCCTGCTCATGTTATCCAGTATCATCTGCTGGCCGGCTCACCTTACCGTTATAACCATGAAGAACTGCTGTACCAGGTGTATGTGCGGCACAAGGCCATTCCCGAAGAAGAGCATGAATCGCGCCGGGAGGAGATCTGGGCAGCGCTGTTCTCGAAGAATCATCCGTGCCTGCGGGCCTCCATGCTGCCCAAGAAATACGGCTGGGGTGTCCACTACGATGCTGAGGGGAAGATTGCACTCTATGCCAAAGAGTCTCCAGAGTATGATTATTACACTACCGGGGATGAAGCTGGAGTGAAGCTGCTGAATGCCATGCGGAATAAGCGGCGTTAA
- a CDS encoding class I SAM-dependent methyltransferase, protein MTEYWSKRFAQEGMIWGSEPSPSAEWAKRKFKEAGVSTVLVPGAGYGRNTKVFSADFTVYGIELSEPALALGAAWDLGTSFIAGSALEPQLGQPVDAVYCYDVLHLFLAGDRRRLIETSLSQVRTGGLLYFTSFSDEDPHNGCGRELEPGTFEDKEDKYAHFFSDADLREHFAGTEIVETGSFTESLQSPQGGIHQYILRTILALKR, encoded by the coding sequence ATGACAGAGTACTGGAGTAAAAGATTTGCGCAGGAGGGGATGATCTGGGGGAGTGAGCCAAGCCCGTCGGCAGAATGGGCGAAGCGGAAATTCAAGGAGGCAGGAGTATCCACTGTGCTTGTTCCAGGTGCCGGCTATGGGCGGAATACCAAGGTGTTCTCTGCTGATTTTACAGTATACGGCATAGAATTAAGTGAACCAGCGCTTGCGCTGGGGGCAGCCTGGGACCTGGGAACTAGCTTTATTGCAGGCTCGGCACTGGAGCCGCAGCTGGGGCAGCCTGTGGATGCCGTATACTGCTATGATGTTCTGCATTTATTCCTCGCCGGGGACCGCCGCAGGCTGATTGAGACCAGTCTCAGTCAGGTCAGGACCGGAGGACTGCTCTACTTCACCAGCTTCTCTGATGAAGACCCCCATAACGGCTGCGGGAGAGAGCTGGAGCCGGGCACTTTTGAAGACAAAGAGGATAAGTATGCCCACTTCTTCAGCGATGCCGATTTGCGGGAGCATTTTGCCGGGACAGAGATTGTGGAGACAGGTTCGTTTACCGAATCACTACAGAGCCCGCAGGGCGGGATTCATCAATACATACTAAGAACGATCCTTGCGCTTAAAAGGTAG
- a CDS encoding helix-turn-helix transcriptional regulator, translated as MAKNQQETHKIQAWSLINRKYLGQGVRVKRFRRPKRSQIRNRVLLAILMAKDMKLSRLAEELSVSSRSVSAWVYEGRIPSRTNLDKVCRHLGYPPHILFNEALLRQSPIVCQPTPSRFMKRTLAHSPQHNAILTGLCMVYDFSVTDVSIWIGVHPGTFRKWLHHCHLPTLALQEKAENFFRIPRHILFADCELH; from the coding sequence ATGGCTAAAAATCAGCAAGAAACACATAAAATTCAGGCCTGGTCTCTGATCAACCGCAAATATCTTGGACAAGGCGTACGGGTCAAAAGATTTCGCCGCCCCAAACGCAGCCAGATCCGCAACCGCGTTCTGCTGGCCATCCTGATGGCCAAGGACATGAAGCTCTCCCGGCTCGCAGAAGAGCTCTCCGTCTCCTCACGCAGCGTAAGCGCATGGGTCTATGAAGGACGCATTCCCTCCAGAACCAATCTGGACAAGGTCTGCCGCCATTTAGGCTATCCGCCCCATATCCTGTTCAATGAAGCTCTTCTGCGGCAAAGTCCGATTGTGTGCCAGCCGACCCCATCCCGTTTCATGAAAAGAACGCTCGCCCATTCACCGCAGCACAACGCGATTCTGACCGGACTCTGCATGGTTTATGATTTCTCTGTAACCGATGTCAGCATCTGGATCGGCGTCCATCCCGGCACCTTCCGCAAGTGGCTGCACCATTGTCATCTGCCTACCCTGGCGCTTCAGGAGAAAGCCGAGAACTTCTTCCGCATTCCCCGGCATATCCTGTTCGCAGACTGCGAGCTGCATTAA
- a CDS encoding Dabb family protein: protein MIKHIVFFKLKDRSRGKVAETVAVLRNMEGRIPQLLSIEVGADLIHSERSFDIALVTVVASMEDLQAYQVHPAHKEVIAHINEVKELSVAVDYEI, encoded by the coding sequence ATGATCAAGCATATTGTTTTCTTCAAATTAAAGGACCGGTCCCGAGGCAAGGTCGCAGAGACGGTTGCAGTCCTCCGTAATATGGAAGGAAGAATTCCGCAGCTGCTGTCCATTGAAGTCGGGGCCGATCTGATTCACTCGGAGCGTTCGTTCGATATCGCCCTGGTCACGGTTGTTGCCTCGATGGAGGATTTGCAGGCGTATCAGGTGCATCCGGCCCACAAGGAAGTCATTGCCCATATCAACGAGGTCAAGGAGCTGTCGGTAGCGGTCGATTACGAGATCTGA
- a CDS encoding HepT-like ribonuclease domain-containing protein → MYYVNRKQIEVILEQIPDLKLGLTHAASSWDGSTLLGLVQERCLHLAVEVVTDVGSCLIDGFIMRDAGSYEDIISIIHEEKVLGDSGIYEDLTSLVALRKPLVQDYFVWERKKLHPMTLTLPDILEKFACEVRRYLDQELGSGVTG, encoded by the coding sequence GTGTATTATGTCAACCGGAAGCAAATAGAAGTTATTCTTGAACAGATTCCTGATCTTAAGCTAGGTCTAACACATGCAGCTTCTTCCTGGGACGGCAGTACGCTGCTGGGTCTGGTGCAGGAACGGTGCTTGCATCTGGCCGTTGAAGTCGTGACGGATGTGGGCAGCTGTCTGATTGACGGGTTCATTATGCGTGATGCCGGAAGCTACGAGGATATTATATCCATTATTCATGAGGAAAAGGTGCTGGGAGACAGCGGGATCTACGAGGATCTGACTTCACTTGTAGCCTTGCGCAAGCCGCTGGTTCAGGATTATTTCGTGTGGGAACGTAAGAAGCTGCACCCTATGACCCTGACGCTGCCGGATATTCTGGAGAAGTTCGCCTGTGAGGTGCGCAGGTATCTGGATCAGGAGCTGGGCAGCGGGGTCACGGGCTAG
- a CDS encoding metalloregulator ArsR/SmtB family transcription factor, whose protein sequence is MAKKSQESGSTRRMIMTLLKMRGPLTISALAEELGITEMGVRRHVLQLEQESLVRTKVVRQAMGRPMHVYSLTERAEDHFPKSYHNLALELLRELDHGSGVDAVNMLFEGRKRRMLAQYSPMMQSRELEERVAELSTIQNAGGYMAEWSKEEDGSYTLREYNCPIRQVAAQYRKACQCEQHLFEELLEAKVTRSECMAEGGQCCRYAITPNPKQKTSEIKG, encoded by the coding sequence ATGGCGAAGAAGAGTCAGGAGAGCGGTTCAACCCGGCGGATGATTATGACGCTGCTGAAGATGAGAGGTCCGCTGACGATCAGCGCTCTTGCTGAGGAATTGGGAATTACCGAGATGGGTGTCCGCCGCCATGTACTTCAGCTGGAGCAGGAGTCGCTTGTAAGAACCAAGGTCGTGCGCCAGGCCATGGGACGTCCGATGCATGTATATTCGCTTACCGAGCGGGCGGAGGATCATTTTCCCAAAAGCTATCACAATCTGGCGCTGGAGCTGCTGCGGGAGCTGGACCACGGGAGCGGAGTGGATGCGGTCAATATGCTGTTTGAAGGCCGTAAGCGGCGGATGCTTGCCCAGTACAGCCCTATGATGCAGAGCCGTGAGCTGGAGGAACGGGTTGCGGAGCTGTCAACGATTCAGAATGCCGGGGGCTATATGGCGGAGTGGAGCAAGGAAGAGGACGGCTCGTACACACTGCGGGAGTATAATTGTCCCATCCGTCAGGTAGCTGCCCAGTACCGCAAGGCCTGCCAGTGCGAGCAGCATTTGTTCGAGGAGCTGCTGGAGGCGAAGGTGACCCGCAGTGAGTGTATGGCGGAGGGCGGCCAATGCTGCCGGTATGCTATCACGCCGAATCCCAAGCAGAAAACTTCCGAAATCAAGGGCTGA
- a CDS encoding YtxH domain-containing protein: MMKKDSKSLLWGVLAGSIVGSVTALLFAPKPGKELRKDIAEGTTEAVDKVQVIAGQASEKTTEIYGKAKEAVVSVAHEVKEWSKSAKCAVEEADVATVSGIAEQAVEVTDAVEAVKDEIAAYEAAEQAAVADAEIEAVTGTDTAVAEAIEDGKTAGKLS, translated from the coding sequence ATGATGAAAAAAGATAGCAAAAGCTTGCTCTGGGGCGTACTTGCCGGCAGTATTGTAGGATCGGTGACAGCGCTGCTGTTCGCCCCTAAGCCGGGTAAGGAGCTGCGTAAGGATATTGCCGAAGGCACAACGGAAGCGGTGGATAAGGTTCAGGTGATTGCCGGCCAGGCCAGCGAGAAGACTACAGAAATCTATGGTAAGGCTAAAGAAGCGGTAGTCTCGGTGGCGCATGAGGTGAAGGAATGGAGCAAGTCCGCTAAATGTGCGGTGGAAGAAGCCGATGTAGCCACAGTAAGCGGTATTGCTGAGCAGGCTGTAGAGGTCACAGATGCAGTGGAAGCTGTAAAAGATGAGATCGCTGCTTATGAAGCTGCGGAGCAAGCTGCCGTGGCTGACGCTGAGATCGAAGCTGTGACTGGTACAGATACGGCTGTAGCTGAAGCTATCGAGGATGGCAAGACCGCAGGGAAGCTATCCTAA